Proteins from one Escherichia coli genomic window:
- a CDS encoding NAD-dependent epimerase/dehydratase family protein, with product MNQTVAVTGATGFIGKYIIDNLLARGFHVRALTRTARAHVNDNLIWVRGSLEDTHSLSELVAGASAVVHCAGQVRGHKEEIFTRCNVDGSLRLMQAAKESGFCQRFLFISSLAARHPELSWYANSKHVAEQRLTAMADEITLGIFRPTAVYGPGDKELKPLFDWMLRGLLPRLGAPDTQLSFLHVTDFAQAVGQWLSAETVQTQTYELCDGVASGYDWQRVQQLAADARCGSVRMVGIPLSVLTCLADISTALSRLAGKEPMLTRSKIRELTHADWSASNNRISEDINWFPGISLEHALRNGLF from the coding sequence ATGAATCAAACTGTCGCGGTGACGGGCGCTACCGGGTTTATCGGTAAATATATTATCGATAACCTGCTCGCCCGCGGCTTTCACGTTCGCGCATTGACGCGTACTGCCCGCGCTCACGTCAATGATAATCTCATCTGGGTGCGCGGTTCGCTGGAAGATACACATTCGCTTAGCGAACTGGTTGCCGGAGCCAGCGCGGTGGTCCATTGCGCCGGGCAAGTGCGCGGACACAAAGAAGAGATTTTTACCCGCTGTAACGTTGACGGCAGCCTGCGCCTGATGCAAGCGGCAAAAGAGAGCGGCTTTTGCCAACGTTTTCTGTTTATCTCTTCGCTGGCGGCGCGCCATCCCGAACTCTCCTGGTACGCAAATTCCAAACACGTCGCCGAACAACGACTGACCGCAATGGCTGACGAAATTACGCTGGGCATTTTTCGCCCGACAGCCGTGTATGGTCCCGGCGATAAAGAGTTAAAACCGCTGTTTGACTGGATGCTGCGCGGCCTGCTGCCACGACTTGGTGCGCCAGATACACAGCTCTCTTTCCTGCACGTCACCGATTTCGCGCAAGCCGTGGGGCAGTGGTTAAGCGCCGAAACTGTACAGACGCAAACCTATGAATTATGCGATGGCGTCGCCAGCGGCTATGACTGGCAACGCGTACAGCAACTTGCCGCCGACGCCCGTTGCGGTTCCGTTCGAATGGTTGGTATTCCTCTGTCGGTACTCACCTGCCTTGCGGATATCAGTACCGCGTTGAGTCGCCTGGCAGGTAAAGAACCTATGCTGACCCGCTCGAAAATCCGTGAATTAACCCACGCCGACTGGTCAGCAAGTAATAACCGTATTTCTGAAGATATTAATTGGTTTCCCGGGATTAGCCTGGAACACGCATTACGCAACGGGCTATTTTGA
- a CDS encoding fatty acyl-AMP ligase, with protein sequence MSNNIFTHSLPMRYADFPTLVDALDYAALSSAGMNFYDRRCQLEDQLEYQTLKARAEAGAKRLLSLNLKKGDRVALIAETSSGFVEAFFACQYAGLVAVPLAIPMGVGQRDSWSAKLQGLLASCQPAAIITGDEWLPLVNAATHNNPELHVLSHTWFKALPEADVVLQRPVPNDIAYLQYTSGSTRFPRGVIITHREVMANLRAISHDGIKLRPGDRCVSWLPFYHDMGLVGFLLTPVATQLSVDYLRTQDFAMRPLQWLKLISKNRGTVSVAPPFGYELCQRRVNEKDLAELDLSCWRVAGIGAEPISAEQLHQFAECFRQVNFDDKTFMPCYGLAENALAVSFSDEASGVVVNEVDRDILEYQGKAVAPGAETRAVSTFVNCGKALPEHGIEIRNEAGMPVAERVVGHICISGPSLMSGYFGDQVSQNEIAATGWLDTGDLGYLLDGYLYVTGRIKDLIIIRGRNIWPQDIEYIAEQEPEIHSGDAIAFVTAQEKIILQIQCRISDEERRGQLIHALAARIQSEFGVTAAIDLLPPHSIPRTSSGKPARAEAKKRYAASLHVQESMA encoded by the coding sequence ATGTCTAATAACATCTTTACGCATTCCCTACCTATGCGCTATGCCGATTTTCCAACGCTGGTTGATGCTTTGGACTACGCCGCTCTGAGTAGCGCCGGAATGAATTTTTATGACAGACGTTGCCAACTTGAAGATCAACTGGAATATCAGACGTTAAAAGCGCGTGCCGAAGCTGGTGCGAAGCGGTTGTTATCACTGAATCTGAAAAAAGGCGATCGCGTGGCGCTGATTGCCGAAACGAGTAGCGGGTTTGTAGAGGCTTTTTTTGCCTGCCAGTATGCCGGCTTAGTCGCCGTCCCGTTGGCAATTCCAATGGGCGTCGGTCAGCGGGATTCCTGGAGCGCCAAACTGCAGGGTTTACTGGCAAGTTGCCAGCCCGCAGCCATTATCACTGGTGATGAGTGGTTGCCACTGGTCAATGCTGCTACGCATAACAACCCCGAATTACATGTTTTAAGCCACACCTGGTTTAAGGCATTACCGGAAGCCGATGTTGTACTCCAGCGTCCAGTTCCGAACGATATCGCCTACCTCCAGTACACCTCCGGCAGCACCCGTTTTCCCCGTGGCGTCATTATCACCCATCGCGAAGTGATGGCTAATCTACGTGCTATAAGCCACGATGGCATTAAATTACGCCCTGGCGACCGCTGCGTCTCCTGGCTGCCTTTCTACCATGATATGGGACTGGTCGGCTTTCTCCTGACCCCCGTCGCCACGCAGCTCTCAGTAGATTATTTGCGCACTCAGGATTTTGCCATGCGTCCTCTGCAATGGCTTAAATTGATCAGTAAAAATCGCGGCACCGTTTCCGTTGCGCCGCCGTTTGGCTATGAATTGTGCCAGCGCCGCGTGAATGAAAAAGATCTCGCTGAACTGGATCTTTCCTGCTGGCGCGTTGCTGGTATTGGTGCTGAGCCGATCTCCGCAGAACAACTCCATCAATTCGCTGAATGTTTCCGTCAGGTTAACTTTGACGATAAAACTTTCATGCCGTGCTACGGACTGGCAGAAAATGCGCTGGCTGTCAGCTTCTCTGATGAAGCCTCCGGGGTTGTGGTTAACGAAGTGGATCGCGACATCCTTGAATATCAGGGCAAAGCCGTCGCGCCGGGTGCTGAAACACGCGCCGTATCGACTTTCGTCAACTGCGGTAAAGCGTTGCCGGAACATGGCATTGAAATCCGCAATGAAGCAGGTATGCCGGTCGCGGAACGTGTGGTAGGCCATATTTGCATCTCCGGCCCCAGCCTGATGAGCGGTTACTTTGGCGACCAGGTTTCGCAAAACGAGATTGCCGCGACGGGCTGGTTAGATACCGGCGACCTCGGTTATCTGCTGGACGGTTATCTGTATGTCACCGGGCGCATTAAAGATCTGATTATTATTCGTGGCCGTAATATCTGGCCGCAGGATATTGAATATATTGCGGAACAGGAACCGGAAATTCATTCTGGCGATGCGATTGCTTTTGTTACCGCCCAGGAAAAAATCATTTTGCAGATCCAGTGTAGGATCAGCGACGAAGAACGTCGTGGGCAGCTTATCCACGCACTGGCAGCACGGATCCAAAGCGAATTTGGCGTAACAGCGGCTATCGATCTGTTGCCGCCCCACAGTATTCCCCGAACGTCCTCCGGCAAGCCTGCCCGTGCGGAAGCGAAAAAACGTTATGCTGCAAGCCTTCATGTGCAGGAATCCATGGCATGA
- the yghO gene encoding protein YghO has translation MECDLLMIKIEKVINKNDLKAFIAFPSSLYPDDPNWIPPLFIERSEHLSAKNPGTDHIIWQAWVAKKAGQIVGRITAQIDTLHRERYGDDTGHFGMIDAIDDPQVFAALFGAAEAWLKLQGASMISGPFSLNINQESGLLIEGFDTPPSAMMPHGKPWYAAHIEQLGYHKGIDLLAWWMQRTDLTFSPALKKLMDQVRKKVTIRCINRQRFAEEMQILREIFNSGWQHNWGFVPFTEHEFATMGDQLKYLVPDDMIYVAEIDSAPCAFIVGLPNINEAIADLNGSLFPFGWAKLLWRLKVSGVRTARVPLMGVRDEYQFSRIGPVIALLLIEALRDPFARRKIDALEMSWILETNTGMNNMLERIGAEPYKRYRLYEKQI, from the coding sequence ATGGAATGCGATCTGCTGATGATTAAAATTGAAAAAGTAATTAATAAAAATGACCTTAAGGCATTTATCGCTTTTCCGTCATCACTTTATCCCGATGATCCAAACTGGATACCCCCTTTGTTCATTGAACGCAGCGAGCATTTGTCGGCGAAGAATCCGGGGACGGACCATATTATCTGGCAGGCGTGGGTAGCAAAAAAAGCGGGGCAGATAGTCGGGCGGATTACCGCGCAAATCGATACCTTGCACCGCGAGCGTTACGGTGACGATACCGGTCATTTTGGCATGATTGACGCCATTGATGATCCGCAGGTTTTTGCCGCTTTGTTTGGCGCAGCGGAAGCATGGTTGAAGTTACAAGGTGCCAGTATGATCAGCGGGCCTTTCAGCCTGAATATCAATCAGGAAAGCGGATTACTGATTGAAGGGTTTGACACACCACCCAGTGCGATGATGCCACACGGCAAACCGTGGTATGCCGCGCATATTGAACAACTGGGTTATCACAAAGGCATTGATTTACTGGCGTGGTGGATGCAGCGAACCGATCTCACGTTCTCTCCGGCGCTAAAAAAACTGATGGATCAGGTACGCAAAAAGGTGACCATTCGTTGCATCAATCGTCAGCGGTTTGCTGAAGAGATGCAGATCCTGCGTGAGATTTTCAACTCTGGCTGGCAGCACAACTGGGGATTTGTGCCGTTTACCGAACATGAATTCGCTACCATGGGCGATCAACTAAAGTATCTGGTACCGGACGATATGATCTACGTCGCCGAGATTGATTCTGCTCCCTGCGCGTTTATAGTCGGCTTGCCGAACATCAACGAGGCGATTGCCGATCTGAACGGATCGCTCTTTCCCTTCGGCTGGGCAAAATTGCTGTGGCGCTTAAAAGTCAGCGGTGTGCGAACTGCGCGAGTGCCGCTGATGGGCGTGCGTGACGAGTATCAGTTCAGCCGCATCGGCCCGGTGATTGCGCTGTTATTGATTGAAGCCTTACGCGATCCGTTTGCTCGCCGGAAGATCGATGCGCTGGAAATGTCATGGATCCTCGAAACCAATACAGGCATGAATAACATGCTGGAACGCATTGGAGCGGAGCCGTACAAGCGTTACCGATTGTATGAAAAGCAGATTTGA
- the glcC gene encoding transcriptional regulator GlcC, whose protein sequence is MKDERRPICEVVAESIERLIIDGVLKVGQPLPSERRLCEKLGFSRSALREGLTVLRGRGIIETAQGRDSRVARLNRVQDTSPLIHLFSTQPRTLYDLLDVRALLEGESARLAATLGTQADFVLITRCYEKMLAASENNKEISLIEHAQLDHAFHLAICQASHNQVLVFTLQSLTDLMFNSVFASVNNLYHRPQQKKQIDRQHARIYNAVLQRLPHVAQRAARDHVRTVKKNLHDIELEGHHLIRSAVPLEMKQG, encoded by the coding sequence ATGAAAGATGAACGTCGCCCTATTTGCGAAGTGGTTGCAGAGAGTATCGAACGGTTAATTATCGACGGCGTGCTGAAGGTCGGTCAGCCGCTTCCTTCGGAGCGTCGACTGTGTGAAAAGCTCGGCTTCTCGCGTTCCGCACTGCGTGAAGGGCTGACCGTGCTGCGCGGACGCGGGATTATTGAAACAGCGCAGGGGCGCGATTCCCGAGTAGCACGGCTTAATAGAGTGCAGGACACCAGCCCGCTAATTCATCTGTTCAGCACGCAGCCGCGAACGCTGTACGATCTACTCGACGTTCGCGCATTGCTGGAAGGCGAATCGGCAAGGTTGGCAGCTACGCTGGGAACCCAGGCTGATTTTGTTTTGATAACCCGCTGTTATGAAAAAATGCTCGCAGCCAGTGAGAACAACAAAGAAATTTCGCTGATCGAACATGCGCAGCTGGATCATGCTTTCCATCTTGCCATTTGTCAGGCTTCCCACAATCAGGTGCTAGTTTTTACGCTGCAATCATTGACCGATCTGATGTTTAATTCAGTGTTTGCCAGCGTAAATAATCTCTACCATCGACCACAGCAAAAAAAGCAGATCGATCGCCAACATGCGCGGATCTACAACGCGGTGTTGCAGCGGCTGCCACACGTCGCCCAGCGCGCAGCACGCGATCATGTGCGGACCGTGAAAAAGAATCTCCACGATATCGAGCTGGAAGGCCACCATTTGATTCGCTCGGCGGTGCCGCTGGAGATGAAGCAGGGGTGA
- the glcD gene encoding glycolate oxidase subunit GlcD: MSILYEERLDGALPDVDRTSVLMALREHVPGLEILHTDEEIIPYECDGLSAYRTRPLLVVLPKQMEQVTAILAVCHRLHVPVVTRGAGTGLSGGALPLEKGVLLVMARFKEILDINPVGRRARVQPGVRNLAISQAVASHNLYYAPDPSSQIACSIGGNVAENAGGVHCLKYGLTVHNLLKIEVQTLDGEALTLGSDALDSPGFDLLALFTGSEGMLGVTTEVTVKLLPKPPVARVLLASFDSVEKAGLAVGDIIANGIIPGGLEMMDNLSIRAAEDFIHAGYPVDAEAILLCELDGVESDVQEDCERVNDILLKAGATDVRLAQDEAERVRFWAGRKNAFPAVGRISPDYYCMDGTIPRRALPGVLEGIARLSQQYDLRVANVFHAGDGNMHPLILFDANEPGEFVRAEELGGKILELCVEVGGSISGEHGIGREKINQMCAQFNSDEITTFHAVKSAFDPDGLLNPGKNIPTLHRCAEFGAMHVHHGHLPFPELERF; the protein is encoded by the coding sequence ATGAGCATCTTGTACGAAGAGCGTCTTGATGGCGCTTTACCCGATGTCGACCGCACATCGGTACTGATGGCACTGCGTGAGCATGTCCCTGGACTTGAGATCCTGCATACCGATGAGGAGATCATTCCTTACGAGTGTGACGGGTTGAGCGCGTATCGTACGCGTCCATTACTGGTTGTTCTGCCTAAGCAGATGGAACAGGTGACGGCGATTCTCGCTGTCTGCCACCGTTTGCATGTACCGGTAGTGACCCGTGGCGCAGGCACCGGACTTTCTGGCGGTGCGCTGCCGCTGGAAAAAGGTGTGTTGTTGGTGATGGCGCGCTTTAAAGAAATCCTCGACATTAACCCCGTTGGTCGCCGTGCGCGTGTGCAGCCGGGCGTGCGTAACCTGGCGATCTCCCAGGCTGTTGCGTCGCATAATCTCTATTACGCGCCGGATCCTTCCTCACAAATCGCCTGTTCCATTGGCGGCAACGTGGCGGAAAACGCCGGGGGCGTCCACTGTCTGAAATATGGTCTGACCGTACATAACCTGCTGAAAATTGAAGTGCAAACGCTGGATGGCGAGGCGCTGACGCTGGGATCGGACGCGCTGGATTCGCCCGGTTTTGACCTACTGGCGCTGTTCACCGGATCGGAAGGCATGCTCGGCGTGACCACCGAAGTGACGGTAAAACTGCTGCCGAAGCCCCCTGTGGCACGAGTTCTGTTAGCCAGCTTTGACTCGGTAGAAAAAGCCGGACTTGCGGTTGGCGACATCATCGCTAATGGCATTATCCCCGGCGGGCTGGAGATGATGGATAACCTGTCGATCCGCGCGGCGGAAGATTTTATTCATGCCGGTTATCCCGTCGATGCCGAAGCAATTTTATTGTGTGAGTTGGACGGCGTGGAATCTGATGTACAGGAAGACTGCGAGCGAGTTAACGACATCTTATTGAAAGCGGGCGCGACTGACGTCCGTCTGGCGCAGGATGAAGCGGAGCGCGTGCGTTTCTGGGCCGGTCGCAAAAATGCTTTTCCGGCGGTAGGACGTATCTCCCCGGATTACTACTGCATGGACGGCACCATCCCGCGCCGCGCGTTGCCTGGCGTACTGGAAGGCATTGCCCGTTTATCGCAGCAATATGATTTACGCGTTGCCAACGTCTTTCATGCCGGAGACGGCAATATGCACCCGTTAATCCTTTTCGATGCCAACGAACCCGGTGAATTCGTCCGTGCGGAAGAATTGGGTGGGAAGATCCTTGAACTCTGTGTTGAAGTAGGCGGCAGTATCAGTGGGGAACATGGCATCGGGCGCGAAAAAATCAATCAGATGTGCGCCCAGTTCAACAGTGATGAAATTACTACCTTTCATGCAGTCAAGTCGGCGTTTGATCCTGATGGTTTGCTGAACCCTGGGAAAAACATCCCCACACTGCACCGCTGCGCTGAATTTGGTGCCATGCACGTGCATCACGGTCATTTACCTTTCCCTGAACTGGAGCGTTTCTGA
- the glcE gene encoding glycolate oxidase subunit GlcE encodes MLGECDYSQVLLEQVNQAISDKTPLVIQGSNSKAFLGRPVIGQTLDVRCHRGIVNYDPTELVITARAGTPLVAIEAALESAGQMLPCEPPHYGEEATWGGMVACGLAGPRRPWSGSVRDFVLGTRIITGTGKHLRFGGEVMKNVAGYDLSRLMAGSYGCLGVLTEISMKVLPRPRATLSLRREISLQEAMSEIAQWQLQPLPISGLCYFDNALWIRLEGGEGSVKAARELLGGEEVAGQFWQQLREQQLPFFSLPGTLWRISLPTDAPMMDLPGEQLIDWGGALRWLKSTADDNQIHRIAHNAGGHATRFSAGDGGFAPLPAPLFRYHQQLKQQLDPCGVFNPGRMYAEL; translated from the coding sequence ATGCTAGGCGAGTGTGATTACAGCCAGGTACTGCTGGAGCAGGTGAATCAGGCAATTAGCGATAAAACGCCGCTGGTGATTCAGGGAAGCAATAGCAAAGCCTTTTTAGGTCGTCCTGTCATCGGGCAAACGCTGGATGTGCGTTGCCATCGCGGCATTGTTAATTACGACCCGACCGAGCTGGTGATTACCGCGCGTGCCGGAACACCGCTGGTGGCGATTGAAGCGGCGCTGGAGAGCGCGGGGCAAATGCTCCCCTGCGAGCCGCCGCATTATGGTGAAGAAGCCACCTGGGGCGGGATGGTCGCCTGCGGGCTGGCGGGGCCGCGTCGCCCGTGGAGCGGTTCGGTCCGCGATTTTGTCCTCGGTACGCGCATTATTACCGGCACTGGAAAACATCTGCGCTTTGGTGGCGAAGTGATGAAAAACGTTGCCGGATACGATCTCTCGCGGTTAATGGCCGGAAGCTACGGCTGTCTTGGCGTGCTCACTGAAATCTCGATGAAAGTGTTGCCGCGACCGCGCGCCACACTGAGCTTGCGTCGGGAAATAAGCCTGCAAGAAGCCATGAGTGAAATCGCCCAGTGGCAACTCCAGCCATTACCCATTAGTGGCTTATGTTACTTCGACAATGCGTTGTGGATCCGCCTTGAAGGCGGTGAAGGATCGGTAAAAGCAGCACGTGAACTGCTGGGTGGCGAAGAGGTTGCGGGTCAGTTCTGGCAGCAATTGCGTGAACAACAACTGCCGTTCTTCTCATTACCGGGCACTTTATGGCGTATTTCCTTACCCACCGATGCGCCGATGATGGATTTACCCGGCGAGCAACTGATCGACTGGGGCGGGGCGTTACGTTGGCTGAAATCGACAGCCGATGACAATCAAATCCATCGCATTGCCCACAACGCAGGCGGTCATGCGACCCGCTTTAGTGCCGGAGATGGTGGCTTTGCCCCGCTACCGGCTCCTTTATTCCGCTATCACCAGCAGCTTAAACAGCAGCTCGACCCTTGCGGCGTGTTTAACCCCGGTCGCATGTACGCGGAACTTTAA
- the glcF gene encoding glycolate oxidase subunit GlcF, producing MQTRLTEEMLQNARALEADSILRACVHCGFCTATCPTYQLLGDELDGPRGRIYLIKQVLEGNEVTLKTQEHLDRCLTCRNCETTCPSGVRYHNLLDIGRDIVEQKVKRPLPERMLREGLRQVVPRPAVFRALTQVGLVLRPFLPEQVRAKLPAETVKAKPRPPLRHKRRVLMLEGCAQPTLSPNTNAATARVLDRLGISVMPANEAGCCGAVDYHLNAQEKGLARARNNIDAWWPAIEAGAEAILQTASGCGAFVKEYGQMLKNDALYADKARQVSELAVDLVELLREEPLEKLAIRGDKKLAFHCPCTLQHAQKLNGEVEKVLLRLGFTLTDVPDSHLCCGSAGTYALTHPDLARQLRDNKMNALESGKPEMIVTANIGCQMHLASAGRTSVRHWIEIVEQALEKE from the coding sequence ATGCAAACCCGGTTAACTGAAGAGATGCTTCAGAACGCGCGTGCGCTGGAAGCCGACAGCATCCTGCGCGCCTGTGTTCACTGTGGATTTTGTACTGCAACCTGCCCAACTTATCAGCTTTTAGGCGATGAACTGGACGGGCCGCGCGGGCGCATCTATCTGATTAAACAGGTGTTGGAGGGCAACGAAGTCACGCTTAAAACGCAGGAGCATCTCGATCGCTGTCTCACTTGTCGCAATTGTGAAACCACCTGTCCTTCTGGTGTGCGCTATCACAATTTGCTGGATATCGGGCGTGATATTGTCGAGCAGAAAGTGAAACGTCCATTGCCGGAGCGAATGCTGCGCGAAGGATTGCGCCAGGTAGTGCCGCGTCCGGCGGTCTTCCGTGCGCTGACGCAGGTAGGGCTGGTGCTGCGACCGTTTTTACCGGAACAGGTCAGAGCAAAACTGCCTGCTGAAACGGTGAAAGCTAAACCGCGTCCACCGCTGCGCCATAAGCGTCGGGTTTTAATGCTGGAAGGCTGCGCCCAGCCTACGCTTTCGCCCAACACCAACGCGGCAACTGCGCGAGTGCTGGATCGTCTGGGGATCAGCGTCATGCCAGCTAACGAAGCAGGCTGTTGTGGCGCGGTGGACTATCATCTTAATGCGCAAGAGAAAGGGTTAGCGCGGGCGCGCAATAATATTGATGCCTGGTGGCCCGCGATTGAAGCAGGTGCCGAGGCAATTTTGCAGACTGCCAGCGGCTGCGGCGCGTTTGTCAAAGAGTATGGGCAGATGCTGAAAAACGATGCGTTGTATGCCGATAAAGCGCGTCAGGTCAGTGAGCTGGCGGTCGATTTAGTCGAACTTCTGCGCGAGGAACCGCTGGAAAAACTGGCAATTCGCGGCGATAAAAAACTGGCCTTCCACTGCCCGTGTACCCTACAACATGCGCAAAAGCTGAACGGCGAAGTGGAAAAAGTGTTGCTTCGTCTTGGATTTACCTTAACGGACGTTCCCGACAGCCATCTGTGCTGCGGTTCAGCGGGAACATATGCGTTAACGCATCCCGATCTGGCGCGCCAGCTGCGGGATAACAAAATGAATGCGCTGGAAAGCGGCAAACCGGAAATGATCGTCACCGCCAACATTGGTTGCCAGATGCATCTGGCGAGTGCCGGTCGTACCTCTGTGCGTCACTGGATTGAAATTGTAGAACAAGCCCTTGAAAAGGAATAA
- the glcG gene encoding GlcG family protein, which translates to MKTKVILSQQMASAIIAAGQEEAQKNNWSVSIAVADDGGHLLALSRMDDCAPIAAYISQEKARTAALGRRETKGYEEMVNNGRTAFVTAPLLTSLEGGVPVVVDGQIIGAVGVSGLTGAQDAQVAKAAAAVLAK; encoded by the coding sequence ATGAAAACTAAAGTCATTCTTAGCCAGCAAATGGCGAGTGCAATTATTGCCGCAGGTCAGGAAGAGGCGCAGAAAAATAACTGGTCTGTTTCCATTGCTGTTGCCGATGACGGCGGTCATCTGCTGGCGTTAAGTCGCATGGACGATTGCGCGCCGATTGCGGCTTACATCTCCCAGGAGAAAGCGCGTACCGCCGCGCTGGGGCGTCGTGAAACTAAGGGCTATGAAGAGATGGTGAACAACGGACGTACCGCGTTCGTGACTGCGCCGTTACTGACGTCGCTGGAAGGTGGCGTACCGGTTGTTGTGGATGGGCAAATTATTGGTGCCGTGGGCGTTTCTGGTTTAACCGGAGCACAGGATGCGCAGGTCGCGAAAGCGGCAGCAGCGGTGTTGGCGAAATAA